Part of the Labrenzia sp. PHM005 genome is shown below.
AGCTGTGACAGACAAGGCACCCGAATTTGCCAAGCGTTGGGATAAAAGTTTCTGGTTTCTGGGAGGTGGATCCGACTACGCGGAAGCGCTTGCCGATGTTTTGGGGGCTTCCCGGGACGCCGGGAAAATCAACAATAAAGTTGCCATGATTTCGGTAGCTGACGGGTTCGGTATCGATCTCGTGAATGCCGCACGTCCGGCTCTTGAAGAAAAGGGCTTTGAGCTGGCCTATGACGTGTCATATCCGCTCGGGACTTCGGATTTTGCGGCCATTGTAAACGATGCCCAAAGCAGCGGCGCTGACAGCTTTGTCGCCTTTTCCTATCCTCCGGGCACCTTTGGCGTGACCAAACAGGCTCAGGTTGCCGGTTATAACCCGAAAGTTTTTTATACCGGTGTTGGTGGAGCTTTTCCTGTCTTCAAGAAGATTTCAGGCGGACAGCAGGAAGGTGTAATGGGGATTGGTGGCGTCCAGTCAGGCAGCGAAGCCATCCAGGAGTATTTTGCCAATCACACGGATGTAATCGGCAATCCGCCGGACAGTTGGGCCAGCGCGGTCACCTATACCAGTTTGCAAATACTGCAGGAAGCTATCCGCAGGGTTGGGCTTGATCGCGAGGCAATCGCCGAAGAGATCGCATCTGGTGAGTTCGAAACGATCATGGGCAAAGTTTCTCTTGAGAACAACCAGCTGCGCTCACTGTGGTGGGCAGGGCAATGGCAAGGCGCCACTTTTGCCGCAATAGCACCGGCTGATAGCAACGGAGCAGTGGCTCCTGTCATTCCAAAACCGGCCTGGAGATAACTAAGACTACCGGCTTCCTATGTGGAAGCCGGTATTTGCTCACTGATCGCCCTAGCCGCGGTCTGACACTTGGGTGTTCCCAATGCTTGTATCTAACTTGTTGTTCGGCCTTGTTCTGGGCGGAACATATGCCTTGGTGGCTCTCGGGCTCTCAATGCAATACGGAATTTCAAGAATCATGAACCTTGCCCATGGCGAATTCATGATAGCTGCAGCCTTCTGCGCCTATATCCTGTTTGACTATGCAAACCTGTCGCCTCTCGTGACCTTGTTTATTGCACCTGTTATCGGCTTTGGCGTTTCCTGGCTGATCTACACGGTGATGATGCATCCGCTGGTCAAACGGGCAGCCAGTCGAGGCCAGCTCGAAGCCGATAGCATCCTGGCGACCTTCGGTTTGCTGTTCGTCTTGCAGGGCGTCATGCTTGTTGTATTCGGCAGCGACTTCACCAGCTATTCCTATCTCAATACACCCGTCAATATCTTTGGTGTAATCATCGCTGCAAGCCGGGTGATTGCGCTCGTATTGTCGCTCACACTGGGCGGCGGGCTCTATTTCCTCATCACACATACCCGCTGGGGTGCAACGCTGAGGGCAGTTGCCTTTTCGCCGGAATCTGCTCCGCTTGTTGGCATCGAGGTCGATAAGGTGGCTCGCACGGCATTCGCCATTGGCGGTGCCTTGGCAGCCTCGGGCGGTGTTCTTGTCTCGATGTTCGTGACTTTCTCGGCTGCCGGCGGTGTCGTCTTCACCATGAAGGCCCTGATCATCGTGATCATGGGCGGGGTCGGTAATTTGATGGGCGCGCTTGTTGCCGGATTGACTCTAGGGGTGATCGAGACGTTTGTCACCTCCTACGTTGATCCGGGGCTGTCTCTGGCATCGACCTATCTTCTCTTCATCATCGTGTTGCTGTGGCGGCCCCAGGGGTTGTTCGGCTCGGCCCGGAGCTGAGAAATGACACACGCATATCTTTCTGTCGCCGGAATTTCGGCCGGCCTTGCCGTCTTGATTATGGCTCCAAGTTTTCTTGGCGAATACGAGCTGGGCTTCATGGTCAGCTTGATGAGCTACGTGACCCTTGCGACCGCCTGGGCAATGTTCTCCGGACCGACGCGTTACATCTCACTGGCGACCGTCGCGTTCTTCGGAATCGGTGCTTACACGGTTGCCGTCTTGAATGAGGCACTGCCTTACCCAATCGTTCTTGTTGTCGCCGTATGTCTAGGCGCACTGCTTGCGACCTTCGTCGGTTTCGCAACGCTGCGCTTGGCCGGGATCTATTTTGTGATCTTTTCCTTTGGCCTTGCTGAACTGGTTCGCCAGCTCATCACATGGTTCGAAGTGAATATCACCGGTACACTTGGGCGCTACATCTTCCTGCCCTTCGAGACACAGCATATTTACTGGCAACTCCTGGCTTTGGCAGTGGTGACAATCGGGCTTGGTTTTTGGATCCGCCGCACGCGTCTGGGGCTGGCGTTGAAGGTTATTGGCGATGACGAAGTGGTCGCTGCACATAGCGGTATCGCATTGGCAAGAACCAAGGTGATGCTGTTTGTCCTCAGTGCTTCCCTGATGACCCTTGCAGGAGCAATCCAATCGCCGCGCTGGGTCTATATCGAACCGACCATCGTGTTTAATCCGACAATATCCTTTCTAACCGTGATCATGGCTCTCCTTGGAGGGGCTACACGGCTCTGGGGTCCCACATTGGGGGTCATTCCGTTGCTGATCATCTTCGAATGGCTATCGGCTAGTTTCCCGGATCATTTCTCCATCGTTCTTGGTGTCCTGTTCATTGTGATTGTCTTTGCGCTGCCCAAGGGAGTGCTCAGCGCCCTCGAAGAAAGGATTGCCAAGTTGAGAAAGGAGCGTGTGACATGACACCGCTTTTGAAGCTGAGGGATGTAACCAAACGGTTTGACGGGCTGGTTGCGGTCAATCAAATGGGATTTGACATCGAAAAAGGTGAGGTGGTTGGGCTCCTGGGGCCAAACGGTTCCGGCAAGACCACGCTTATCAACCTGATCTCAGGTGCACTTGCGCCTACTCTGGGATCGATCCGTATCAACGGTAGAGATATTGCGGGGAAAAGGCCGGATGTAATCGCAAGAGCTGGAATTGCCCGCACGTTTCAGCTTGTCCGCATCCTGCCAAGCATGAGCGTACTTGAAAATGCGAGGGTACCGGCGGCTTTCGGGGTCAAGTCCCACTGGGGCAGCGACATCGACAGGATCGCGATGGACTGCCTGAATTTGGTCGGTTTGGTGGATATGGCCGATGCCATGCCAGGTGAACTCACTTACATCGATCAGAAACGGTTGGAATTGGCCCGGGCACTTGCCGCCGAACCAGAGGTGTTACTGCTCGATGAGTGGTTGGCGGGGCTCAATCCGACGGAACTTCAGACCGGCATCGCCCTCATAAAAACGCTGCAATCGACGGGCCTGACCATCCTACTTGTTGAACACATCATGGAAGCTGTCCGGGCGCTGTGTCCACGTTGCGTGGTGATGAACGCGGGCGCGCTGATCGCCGATGGTTCAACCGAAGAAGTCCTGGCCAACCCAAGTGTGATCTCAGCATATCTGGGGGAGGGGCATGATGCTTGACATCAAGAGCTTGAGCGTTCGTTACGGTGCGCATTCCGCCTTGAATAAGGCATCCGTTACGGTAGGCATGGGTGAGACCGTCGCAATTCTCGGTGCCAACGGTGCCGGTAAATCGTCTCTTTTAAAAGCCATCGCTGGGTTGCTGGCTCCGGTGCCTGGCAGTTCCATCAAGTTGAACGATGAGGAATTGGTTGGGCTTCCAGCTCATGAAATTGTTGAACGTGGGATCGTAACCGTGCCGGAGGGGCGTGGGGTATTTGGCGCGATGAGCGTTGAAGAGAACCTGTTGCTTGGTGGGCATCCTTTGCGTGCAAGGAACGGTGAACAGGCCAGAAAATCTGAGGTCTATGACTTGTTCCCGCGTTTGGCCGAACGCCGGCACCAGCTTGTACAAACCATGTCAGGCGGGGAACAGCAGATGGTCGCCATTGGCAGGGCGCTCATGTCTCGGCCTGACGTCGTTCTTCTTGATGAACCAAGCCTCGGACTTGCCCCGATCGTCATCGGTCATGTGTTTGAAACACTTCAAGGAGTTAAGGCCTCAGGCCTGACGATTGTTATCGTCGAGCAGAATGTAAAAGCCAGTTTGAGGCTCGCAGACCGCGGTTACCTGATTGAAGCGGGAAGAATTGTTGGAAGCGGAACCGCGAAGGAACTCAGATCCGACGATGCAGTTCAACGCGCGTTCCTGGGCGGAACAGCTGCGACATTGTCATCAAGTACAGAGGATAAACAATGAATACTACACAATTATTGATCAATGGACGAAAGACCGATGCCAGTGACGGGCAGGTGTTTGAGTGCAAGAACCCTGTGACCGGAGATGTGGCAACAATCGCTCCGGCTGCAACCCAGGAAGATGCCGTTCGTGCAGTGGACGCCGCCGCCCAGGCTTTTCCGGGGTGGGCCAAAACCACGCCGCGAGAAAGACGGAATTATCTGTTGGCCGCAGCAAATGCTCTGCAAGCACGAAGCGAAGATCTTGTTGCTGCCATGAAAGATGAAATCGGAGCGACGGAAGCCTGGGCCCGGTTCAATATCGGTCTTGCGGCGGAAATGTTCGTAGAGGCAGCCTCAGTAACAACCCAGATCAAGGGTGAAATCATTCCAACAAACCGTCCCGGTTCGACTTCGATGGCAATTCGCCAGCCCGCCGGTGTCGTCTTGGCTATGGCACCCTGGAACGCACCGGTTATTCTCGGTGTACGTGCGCTCGCCCTGCCGCTGGCCTGTGGTAACACGGTTGTTCTAAAATCGTCCGAGCTGTGTCCGCAAACACATGGGCTGATTGTGGAAGCATTGATTGATGCACATTTTCCAGGCGGTGTCGTCAATGCGATTTCAAACAGGCCTGGAGATGCCCCGAATGTTGTCGAAACACTGATTGCTCAACCAGCTGTCCGGCGTATCAATTTCACAGGATCTACCCGGGTAGGACGTATCATAGCCGAGACCGCAGGACGTTATCTCAAACCTGCTCTTTTGGAATTGGGCGGCAAAGCGCCGTTGATCGTTCTGGAAGATGCCGATCTGGATGCTGCTGCAGCTGCCGCCGGGTTTGGGGCTTTCATGAACCAGGGTCAAATCTGCATGTCTACGGAACGAATTATCGTTCTTGATTGCGTCGCAGAAGCATTTGTTGAGAAATTTGCAGCAAAAGTGGCGTCTTTGACTGCCGGAGACCCCAGAGACGCGCAGTATCCACTGGGATCCATGATCAGTGAAGAGGCGGCAACAAGGGTCGGTTCTCTGGTTGAGGATGCCGTTAAAAAGGGTGCAAAGATCATTGCTGGCGGCGGCGGGCGTGGATCACTCATGAATGCCGTTGCGCTCGACCATGTTGGCCCGTCTATGCGACTTTACAGCGAAGAAAGCTTTGGTCCTGTAGCATCCATCATTCGAGTTGCGAGCGTGGATGAAGCGGTTTCAATAGCGAATGAAAGCGAATTTGGCCTGTCATCTGCCGTCTTTGGCCGTGATCATAATCGTGCCATGGCAGTCGCGCAGAGAATTGAAAGCGGGATTTGCCACATCAATGGACCGACTGTTCATGACGAAGCACAGGTTCCTTTCGGTGGCGTAAAGTCTTCCGGATACGGCCGGTTTGGAAGTGCAGCTGGTATCGACGAATTCACCGAAGTCCGTTGGATAACTGTACAAGACGGCCCGCTACACTATCCAATTTAGGAACTTATCAGGGGCGATAGGGTGTGCCCCAAGTTGGCACATCTTAGATATCTAGTTGTAAGTAGGTCTATGATCGTGTTGAACCGCTCCGCCGCGGCCATGGATCAACCGGCGAAATGTTAATCCGATCTGTTCGACCAATCGGACTTGGTGATGTGCCTATCATTTAATACTCCGGACGTGGGCCAGAATATTTCTGGCTCAAATGATGAGTGTAGGTTGTGTAACGAATAGATTTATCATAACGATTCGATATGAATTAGAGTGAATGCCCGGCTTGTGCTTGCCGAAACAACCCGTGTTCAAAGTCAATCTGAAGAGCAGTTACTTGATCCGATGGGATGATACTAAGCCCAAAACAATTTCCGCCCGAACCAGACATTTGTTTGTTTCGCAGCGAATGACCGCTCCCCGCCCATCCTGTGAAATCACTGCATCTGCGATAAACGTCGGCTTGCGAGATGCGGTCGCAGACCTGCAAATGCCCAAACCGGGGACGCGAAGCGGCCGCAGTGTTGCAAATGATAACCGATCGACTTCAGCTGGTCGTTCTCTGCGTCAGCCTGCTGCATATCTCTGCACCAGATATGACTTGCTGCGCTCGGCCCAAGGAAGCTAATGGTGGTTTCAGCGCCCATGCAACGGATTCCTCTGCTTTTTCTGCGGTGCGAACTGAAGTTGCTTTGTGACTTCATTTCCGGGAGTGTTTCCGGCTCCCGGGGCGCCACTTTTAAATGAAGACCTGCCCGCCTCATTTTGCGGGCTTCGCTCAGTGGAACCACCCGACCGGAGGGTTCCAGGTTTTTTTACACCTGAGCGGAGACCGGAATGAATATTCTTCCTGACTGGATATCGTCACCCAGGCGCCAAAAGGCGGCACCTGTCCCATCAAAGCCAGGGACGGCCTTGCCCTCTCAACCCGGGTCGACCATTGTCGTCGATTCCGCGCATGGTCAAACGAACAGTCCGGTACCGAAGGGCACTGCAGGTCAGCTGCCGCGCCCTGCCAATGCGCCCTTCATACCTTCGGCCAGGCAGCTTGAGATCTTGAACCTCCTTGCCATGCCAAACGGCATCCGGAGTTCAATCCTTGCGGAAAAACTCGGCTGGAAGACCCCAAGCGTCCGGGCAGCCATCAGCCGGCTTCGTGCCGCCGGGTTTATAATCGAGACCCTGAGCTCTGCAACCACCACGGAGACCGTCTATCGGTGGCGCAGATCGCCTGTAACGCCCCCCGCAGTGGCAGCGGACGCATAAGCATGGAGGCCTGTTCAAGACAGCCACTGTCCGCTCACTCTGCGGATGTGGACAATGCCGTCGTTCCGCAGACTGACACCAAACAGAGTGAACGAGAAGCAGCGGTTCGAGACTGGACCGACCGGTTCGGCAGGCGTCCGCCCAAAAACCTCTCAACTGTGTTCATGCGCCGTGCCCTGTCGTTTGAACACCAATGCGCCCAGAGCCCAGCCCTCAAACGGCTTTCAACGCGCCTTCAAAAGGATTTTAAGATCGATTTGAAGGCGGGCACGTCCCGCTCAAACCTGGCCGTGGGGTGTCATCTTGTCCGCCAGTGGAACGGCCGGGCCTACCAGGTCGACGTGACGGCGGACGGCTTTGTCCTGGATGGCAAGTCCTACCGCTCGCTCTCTGCCATTGCCAAAAAGATCACAGGAACAAACTGGTCCGGACCACGGTTTTTTGGCCTGAACGGACGCAGGGCTTTTGTGTCTGACGGTGCAGGGGGCCAGAGATGACAGAGGACCGGTCATGAACAAGATCCGCTGTGCCATCTACACACGAAAATCGTCTGACGAAGGCCTGGATCAGGACTTCAACTCATTGGATGCACAGCGGGAGGCTTGCAGCGCCTATATCGCCAGCCAAAAGCATGAAGGCTGGGTGCTCCTCGATGGACGCTATGATGATGGCGGATTGTCCGGCGGCACGATGAACCGCCCGGCCTTGCAGAGGCTTCTTCAAGATGTTGACGACGGCCTGGTGGACCAGATCGTCGTCTACAAGATCGACCGGTTGACGCGGTCACTCACTGACTTCGCCAAACTGGTTGACCGGCTGGACCGGCGCGATGCTTCCTTTGTCTCGGTGACGCAGAGCTTCAACACCGCCACCAGCATGGGCCGGCTGACCTTGAACGTGCTGCTTTCCTTTGCGCAATTCGAGCGGGAGGTCACCGCAGAACGGATCAGGGACAAGATTGCGGCCTCCAAGAAAAAAGGCATGTGGATGGGAGGTCTGGTGCCACTCGGCTACCGGGCGCGCGGCAGAACGCTGGAGATTGAAGCCGAAGAGGCGAAGACCATAACAAAGCTGTTTGCGCTGTATCTGGAGCTCGGCACCGTTGCTGCGGTTAAGGACCGGGCTGACCAGCTCAAGCTGACCACCCGCAAACGCACCACAAAGTCCGGTAAAGCGTTCGGCGGCAAACCGTTTGATGTCTCCCACCTTCATGCCATTCTCACCAACCCGATTTACTGTGGCAAAATCCGGCACAAGAAACACATCCATGACGGGCTGCATCCGGCCATTGTCGATCCGGCCACTTGGGAGACCGTCCAGCAGCTGATGGCAAGCAAGGCGCCCTACGAACGGAGCAAGGGAACGAGAGCGACAGCCCCCTCCCCGCTGCTGGGCAAGCTATTTGATGAGGCAGGCCGGAAGATGGTGCCGAGCCATGCCAACAAACAGGGAAAGCGGTACCGGTATTATGTGTCTGCAGACCTGATCAAGCCGGCATCCATGGGCAGTGATCCACGCTCAGGCACCGCAAAAAAGAGTGACGGATGGCGATTGCCGGCGGCTGATCTGGAAACCAGGCTGTCAGCAGCCATCCGCCAACACCTGACGGCCACAGGAGCGGTTGGGCTCCTTGGCAACGAGGATGTCGATATCGCCCGTATCCATCAAGTCGATGAGAAGCTCGTGGAGTTGCGGAAAACGCCCGATGTCGCGGTGTTCAAACTCCTCAAGCGCTGCACTTTACGGCCTGGTCAAATAGCACTGGAGGTGGATGGTGATGCGCTGTCCGCGCGCTTCGAGATCCCCAAGGCCGAGTTCGACCCTGAAGCCCTTGAGACCACACTTGCCTTCACCCGGCGCAAGCGCGGTGTGGAGGCCAAGCTGATCATCGGATCCAGCAAGGACAGGTCCAACCCATCAACTGGTTCGACGACAGCAACAGACAAAACGCTCATCAAGAACATCAGGTCAGCCAATCGGTGGTACCGGGCTGTTCAAGACGGGAAAAGCTTTACCGAGATTGCCAACACCGAAGGCACATCCCCCAATACCGTTCAGCGGGTGATACCGCTGGCGTTCCTGGCGCCGGACATCGTCAGAGATATTTTCCAAGGCAAGCAGCCCGTGTCACTTACGTCAGACTGGCTGTTGCGCCAAACGCTGCCAGGCGGCTTCGACGACCAGCGTGACCTTATCCATACGCTCCGCTAATCCTGCCGCTCTCAAACCCCATGCGGTAAAACAGCAAACTGAGACTTTTGCGGTTCAGCGCCGGAAAAACGGGCCCACCTGCCCTCACCAGCAAAACAGAGACAGCACAAGTCGCTGATAAACCGAACGGTTATCACAGGGACAAATGGAACTATCTGAAAATACAGGAGATTGGCTGGGGTGGCTGGATTCGAACCAGCGCATGCCGGTACCAAAAACCGGTGCCTTACCGCTTGGCTACACCCCAACGCCGTGGAAAGGGTGTATACCTATCCCGGTCCTGGAACGCAAGCCTCTGACCCCGGTTTCTTTTGCCCCTGTTTGAGGGTTTTCCCCAGCTCCCTGTCGCGCAACGAGAAATGCGCGGATTTCTTTGGTTTTTACACGCCGTCATTTATCGCCGGCACCGGTAGAACAACGAAAAAATGACCTTAGAAACCTGAAACTATTCACAGTTTTAAAAAAGTCCGGCCACCTTCTGCAAAATCCTTGCGCAGCTTTGGAAGCTTTGCTAAATGACCGTCCACGCAGCGTGGCCTTGCCCCGTTGTTCCCGATGGATTTAAATGAAAATCCAAATCTTTTGTCGGAGTGTAGCGCAGCCTGGTAGCGCACCTCGTTCGGGACGAGGGGGTCGGAGGTTCGAATCCTCTCACTCCGACCATTTTCTTCTCTTTGTAAACTGCTGTCTCTTAAAGGTTCCCTGTGCGTGGCGTTACAGCTTGTGGCGTCAGGTAGAACTGCAGATCGACCATTTGCCACTTGCACTCCGGCAAACAACCAAGAATGCCCTGCGTTGATCCGAATTCAATGCCCGCATGGAAATGCGCCTTTAGACCGGAACAGGCCGAGATGTTTTTTCTTTGTTTCAAGATTCAGGCTCCGGCGATTTGACGGCCGATTTCGGCCGCCGCCTTGCGCATGATCTCCGTTACGTCCTTAAGGTCCGGCGCCGGATAGTTGTCGATCCGTTCAATATAGGGGCAGGTCAGGGCCGCGATTGCACTTCCTGAGGGATCGAGGATGGGAAACGAGATATTTGTTGTGCCGCGCACCGTTCCGGAGGCTTCAACAGCACATCCTTTGGCCCGGAGTTTGGCCAGATCGGCAATGAACGCGGCTTCCTCCAAGGCCACCTCGCCTTTCACCAGCTGATGCCCTCTGATCATCTGCAATTGCTGATCAGACGATTGAAAGGCAGCCAAAACGCGGCCGGATCCGGTGTTGTACAAACCGATGATCGAACCGGTACGCAGGGACTGACGCCAATTGCCGGGGGCAGAATAGGACGAGACAATTACGATATCGCCGTCTTGCCATTGCGCAAGCTGCGCGGATTGCTCTGCTTCGAGGCAAAGAGCGCGCATGAGCGGCTCGGCAATGTCGAGAACACGCCGGCGCGGTGGATGCTGGTTGGCGAGGACCAGAAGCTTCAACGACAACATGTACCGGTCCCCTTCCGGGGTCCGGGTCACGTAGCCACGCCGGACCAAAGTGTCGAGCATCCGATAATTTTCATTCGTTGTTCGATCCAACGCCTTTGCGATTTCCGCCTGGTTTAACCCCCCGGCGGAATTCGCCAAAAGCTCCAATATATCCAGACCCTTATCCAACGCCGGCGCGCGGTACTTGTCGGATTTCTCCACGCCTGATTCCCCAATTGTCCTTCGATTGCCGACACATTGACCGAAATTTCAGATTGACACAACCTCATCATTCACTAATAAATGACTCCATCAAATATGAATTAACGTCAAATTCAGAGGCAAGATCAGCCGTGGGATACCGGGAAAATCGCTGACCTTGGAGGCAACAACAGCGATGGCATCGGACTTCAGAGATTTTGAGGAGGTCCGTTCAGGCGGTGTTGCTTGGCAGGCCACAAAAACGCGCTGCTTTGCACGTTCAGCACCTGGTGGGAGGAAACAACAGGTGCGGGACTGAAGATGCCTTTCGCCTGAAGGAAGCAGCCGGCCGACCAATGGGAGCGCCAGGACATCATCAACGGGATCTTCGACAAAAAGTCATGAGAAAGTGGGAGATGACTTCAGATTGTTTGGTCTTGCCGCAGAACGCGGCAGCTAACCGGGGCTCTTCAGAAACCCGCGAACGGCCAGCAATCCCCAATCAGTTGTTAAGAGGAGGAATACGAATGAAACTGGGTGGCTTATTTAATTTCGCAGCGGGCGCAACATTGACGCTTGCCGCTTCGACTGTAGCCGTGTCTGCACAAGAAGTGCTTCGTTTCGGGCACGTTTATGAAGCGTCCACGCCCTACCATGCGGCGATGGTCAATGCCGCGGATCTTTTGAAGGCGAAGACCGAGGGACGCTACACAATGGAGGTGTTTCCGGCATCCCAACTTGGTAAGGAAACCGCGCTCAACGAAGCTTTGTCGCTTGGAACCGTTGACGCGATTT
Proteins encoded:
- a CDS encoding amino acid ABC transporter substrate-binding protein, which translates into the protein MLKFTRRHMLTGLLAATTAFGFAAVPGFADDRNSVKIGYAVSKSGANATGAGITTIPNYKLWIKGVNASGGLELPDGTRLLIEVVEYDDRSQTEEVVRAIQRLATKDKVDLILPPWGTGFNLAIAPLMDKFDYPHLAVTAVTDKAPEFAKRWDKSFWFLGGGSDYAEALADVLGASRDAGKINNKVAMISVADGFGIDLVNAARPALEEKGFELAYDVSYPLGTSDFAAIVNDAQSSGADSFVAFSYPPGTFGVTKQAQVAGYNPKVFYTGVGGAFPVFKKISGGQQEGVMGIGGVQSGSEAIQEYFANHTDVIGNPPDSWASAVTYTSLQILQEAIRRVGLDREAIAEEIASGEFETIMGKVSLENNQLRSLWWAGQWQGATFAAIAPADSNGAVAPVIPKPAWR
- a CDS encoding branched-chain amino acid ABC transporter permease; translation: MLVSNLLFGLVLGGTYALVALGLSMQYGISRIMNLAHGEFMIAAAFCAYILFDYANLSPLVTLFIAPVIGFGVSWLIYTVMMHPLVKRAASRGQLEADSILATFGLLFVLQGVMLVVFGSDFTSYSYLNTPVNIFGVIIAASRVIALVLSLTLGGGLYFLITHTRWGATLRAVAFSPESAPLVGIEVDKVARTAFAIGGALAASGGVLVSMFVTFSAAGGVVFTMKALIIVIMGGVGNLMGALVAGLTLGVIETFVTSYVDPGLSLASTYLLFIIVLLWRPQGLFGSARS
- a CDS encoding branched-chain amino acid ABC transporter permease; the encoded protein is MTHAYLSVAGISAGLAVLIMAPSFLGEYELGFMVSLMSYVTLATAWAMFSGPTRYISLATVAFFGIGAYTVAVLNEALPYPIVLVVAVCLGALLATFVGFATLRLAGIYFVIFSFGLAELVRQLITWFEVNITGTLGRYIFLPFETQHIYWQLLALAVVTIGLGFWIRRTRLGLALKVIGDDEVVAAHSGIALARTKVMLFVLSASLMTLAGAIQSPRWVYIEPTIVFNPTISFLTVIMALLGGATRLWGPTLGVIPLLIIFEWLSASFPDHFSIVLGVLFIVIVFALPKGVLSALEERIAKLRKERVT
- a CDS encoding ABC transporter ATP-binding protein — its product is MTPLLKLRDVTKRFDGLVAVNQMGFDIEKGEVVGLLGPNGSGKTTLINLISGALAPTLGSIRINGRDIAGKRPDVIARAGIARTFQLVRILPSMSVLENARVPAAFGVKSHWGSDIDRIAMDCLNLVGLVDMADAMPGELTYIDQKRLELARALAAEPEVLLLDEWLAGLNPTELQTGIALIKTLQSTGLTILLVEHIMEAVRALCPRCVVMNAGALIADGSTEEVLANPSVISAYLGEGHDA
- a CDS encoding ABC transporter ATP-binding protein, which produces MLDIKSLSVRYGAHSALNKASVTVGMGETVAILGANGAGKSSLLKAIAGLLAPVPGSSIKLNDEELVGLPAHEIVERGIVTVPEGRGVFGAMSVEENLLLGGHPLRARNGEQARKSEVYDLFPRLAERRHQLVQTMSGGEQQMVAIGRALMSRPDVVLLDEPSLGLAPIVIGHVFETLQGVKASGLTIVIVEQNVKASLRLADRGYLIEAGRIVGSGTAKELRSDDAVQRAFLGGTAATLSSSTEDKQ
- a CDS encoding aldehyde dehydrogenase; its protein translation is MNTTQLLINGRKTDASDGQVFECKNPVTGDVATIAPAATQEDAVRAVDAAAQAFPGWAKTTPRERRNYLLAAANALQARSEDLVAAMKDEIGATEAWARFNIGLAAEMFVEAASVTTQIKGEIIPTNRPGSTSMAIRQPAGVVLAMAPWNAPVILGVRALALPLACGNTVVLKSSELCPQTHGLIVEALIDAHFPGGVVNAISNRPGDAPNVVETLIAQPAVRRINFTGSTRVGRIIAETAGRYLKPALLELGGKAPLIVLEDADLDAAAAAAGFGAFMNQGQICMSTERIIVLDCVAEAFVEKFAAKVASLTAGDPRDAQYPLGSMISEEAATRVGSLVEDAVKKGAKIIAGGGGRGSLMNAVALDHVGPSMRLYSEESFGPVASIIRVASVDEAVSIANESEFGLSSAVFGRDHNRAMAVAQRIESGICHINGPTVHDEAQVPFGGVKSSGYGRFGSAAGIDEFTEVRWITVQDGPLHYPI
- a CDS encoding DUF3489 domain-containing protein; this translates as MNILPDWISSPRRQKAAPVPSKPGTALPSQPGSTIVVDSAHGQTNSPVPKGTAGQLPRPANAPFIPSARQLEILNLLAMPNGIRSSILAEKLGWKTPSVRAAISRLRAAGFIIETLSSATTTETVYRWRRSPVTPPAVAADA
- a CDS encoding DUF2924 domain-containing protein — protein: MEACSRQPLSAHSADVDNAVVPQTDTKQSEREAAVRDWTDRFGRRPPKNLSTVFMRRALSFEHQCAQSPALKRLSTRLQKDFKIDLKAGTSRSNLAVGCHLVRQWNGRAYQVDVTADGFVLDGKSYRSLSAIAKKITGTNWSGPRFFGLNGRRAFVSDGAGGQR
- a CDS encoding recombinase family protein, which codes for MNKIRCAIYTRKSSDEGLDQDFNSLDAQREACSAYIASQKHEGWVLLDGRYDDGGLSGGTMNRPALQRLLQDVDDGLVDQIVVYKIDRLTRSLTDFAKLVDRLDRRDASFVSVTQSFNTATSMGRLTLNVLLSFAQFEREVTAERIRDKIAASKKKGMWMGGLVPLGYRARGRTLEIEAEEAKTITKLFALYLELGTVAAVKDRADQLKLTTRKRTTKSGKAFGGKPFDVSHLHAILTNPIYCGKIRHKKHIHDGLHPAIVDPATWETVQQLMASKAPYERSKGTRATAPSPLLGKLFDEAGRKMVPSHANKQGKRYRYYVSADLIKPASMGSDPRSGTAKKSDGWRLPAADLETRLSAAIRQHLTATGAVGLLGNEDVDIARIHQVDEKLVELRKTPDVAVFKLLKRCTLRPGQIALEVDGDALSARFEIPKAEFDPEALETTLAFTRRKRGVEAKLIIGSSKDRSNPSTGSTTATDKTLIKNIRSANRWYRAVQDGKSFTEIANTEGTSPNTVQRVIPLAFLAPDIVRDIFQGKQPVSLTSDWLLRQTLPGGFDDQRDLIHTLR
- a CDS encoding IclR family transcriptional regulator, yielding MEKSDKYRAPALDKGLDILELLANSAGGLNQAEIAKALDRTTNENYRMLDTLVRRGYVTRTPEGDRYMLSLKLLVLANQHPPRRRVLDIAEPLMRALCLEAEQSAQLAQWQDGDIVIVSSYSAPGNWRQSLRTGSIIGLYNTGSGRVLAAFQSSDQQLQMIRGHQLVKGEVALEEAAFIADLAKLRAKGCAVEASGTVRGTTNISFPILDPSGSAIAALTCPYIERIDNYPAPDLKDVTEIMRKAAAEIGRQIAGA